A section of the Acropora muricata isolate sample 2 chromosome 4, ASM3666990v1, whole genome shotgun sequence genome encodes:
- the LOC136912982 gene encoding protein O-mannose kinase-like has translation MAAKLLFYFAPVPFFFLTYYLLFSGKKTMRRNDNYKSKQKVAGNNGRKPECPSNFHLVNGNCERCPRGQFSFQGWIACLQWLDCANIALDVRIRRRIGIPGHLNAVKEVYLADWNGYDVVYSKCASEMFYEDCLHGMKMVEGLQGSEFVVQLVGICYSGSLELVTGYYKYGSADKLNKLLERPELSEHNTLDTRFQLCIDYVRILNFLHNSPLGVRVMCDSNDITKTLSQYLITDDFHLVVNDLDALPEVKVDQGELIKCGHRELQGDFVAPEQLWPYGESRAFNDEEMPPYDERIDIWRIPNVVDKLLGRVQNGNYVRRLLLGIHESCKQDDPDERPTAKEILENFLRVQKIVKDGMKKEL, from the exons atggctgccaagttgttgttttattttgcacCGGTTCcgttcttttttttaacttattaCCTCTTATTTTCGGGAAAGAAAACTATGCGAAGGAATGATAATtataaatcaaagcaaaaagtCGCAGGAAATAATGGCAGGAAGCCTGAATGTCCCTCGAATTTCCATTTAGTTAACGGGAATTGCGAGCGTTGTCCTCGAGGCCAGTTTAGTTTTCAAGGCTGGATTGCCTGTTTACAGTGGTTAGACTGTGCCAACATTGCTTTGGATGTGAGAATAAGGCGGAGGATTGGGATCCCAGGTCATCTAAATGCGGTGAAAGAAGTTTATTTAGCCGATTGGAATGGTTACGATGTTGTTTATAGCAAGTGTGCTAGTGAAATGTTTTATGAAGACTGTTTACATGGAATGAAAATGGTAGAAGGTCTACAAGGAAGTGAATTCGTTGTTCAACTCGTTGGAATTTGCTACAGTGGAAGTCTGGAG TTGGTAACAGGTTATTACAAGTACGGTTCAGCAGACAAACTCAACAAACTTTTGGAAAGACCAGAACTCAGTGAACATAATACACTGGACACAAGATTTCAACTTTGCATAGACTATGTGCGAATCCTTAATTTTCTTCATAACAGTCCACTTGGAGTGCGAGTTATGTGTGACTCAAATGACATTACAAAGACGCTATCGCAGTATCTCATCACAGATGACTTTCATCTGGTTGTCAATGATTTAGATGCATTACCAGAAGTTAAAGTTGACCAAGGTGAGCTGATCAAATGTGGCCACAGGGAATTGCAAGGTGATTTTGTAGCCCCTGAACAACTGTGGCCGTATGGAGAATCCCGCGCATTTAATGACGAGGAGATGCCTCCGTATGATGAGAGAATTGATATTTGGAGAATACCCAATGTTGTTGATAAACTTCTTGGCCGAGTTCAAAATGGTAATTATGTGAGGCGTCTGCTTTTAGGAATTCATGAATCTTGCAAACAAGATGACCCAGATGAAAGGCCAACTGCAAAGGAAATTCTTGAAAATTTCTTAAGAGTACAGAAAATTGTTAAGGATGGAATGAAGAAGGAGTTATGA